One Campylobacter concisus DNA window includes the following coding sequences:
- a CDS encoding mannose-1-phosphate guanylyltransferase/mannose-6-phosphate isomerase, producing MTNILLCGGSGTRLWPISRTLMPKQFIKLFDDRSLFQLTALRNSEICDRTFVITNVDHYYLAMDQIENLNITNFKYLLEPVGRNTAPAITLSCLALDPNEVVLVTPSDHLIKDVKEYQKSVKVAKELAEQNFLVTFGIKPSSPETGFGYIESFSGDVKAFYEKPDHERAVKFLKDQNFYWNSGIFVFKAGVFLDQMKIFAPEILEACKLAFNNAKKDEFDIKIDTTDMQNIPQNSIDYAVMEKSDIVKMVALDASWSDLGSFDSLDEQLPKDTNGNTINSDLVHINSHNNLVLSSGKKIALIDVDDLTIVDTKDALLISKKSSSQKVKNVVEILKEESSELCNAHLTTNRPWGNYTVLENQDGYKIKIIEVKPGKRLSLQKHFHRNEHWIVLSGSATVTIGETTRLVCPNESIYIKMGEIHRLSNEGKIPVVLIEAQVGEYTGEDDIIRLDDDFKR from the coding sequence ATGACTAATATATTATTATGCGGTGGTTCTGGTACGAGGTTATGGCCTATTAGCAGGACTTTGATGCCAAAACAATTTATTAAATTATTTGATGATAGGTCTCTTTTTCAGCTAACAGCACTGCGAAATAGTGAAATTTGCGATAGGACATTTGTTATAACAAATGTTGATCATTACTACTTAGCAATGGATCAGATAGAAAATTTAAATATCACAAATTTCAAATATCTGCTTGAGCCAGTTGGTAGAAATACTGCTCCAGCGATTACATTGTCTTGCCTCGCACTTGATCCAAATGAAGTGGTTTTAGTAACGCCATCGGATCATTTGATAAAGGATGTTAAAGAGTATCAAAAGAGCGTAAAGGTAGCAAAAGAGCTGGCTGAACAAAATTTTTTAGTTACTTTTGGCATAAAACCAAGTTCGCCTGAGACTGGATTTGGCTATATTGAGAGTTTTAGTGGTGATGTAAAGGCTTTTTATGAAAAGCCAGACCATGAAAGGGCAGTTAAATTTCTAAAAGATCAGAATTTCTACTGGAATTCAGGCATATTTGTCTTTAAGGCAGGTGTTTTCTTGGATCAGATGAAAATTTTTGCCCCTGAGATACTTGAAGCATGTAAGCTAGCTTTCAATAACGCAAAAAAAGATGAATTTGATATTAAAATAGACACTACCGATATGCAAAATATCCCACAAAACAGCATAGATTATGCTGTGATGGAAAAATCAGATATCGTAAAAATGGTAGCACTAGATGCATCTTGGAGCGATCTTGGAAGCTTTGATAGTTTGGATGAGCAGCTACCAAAAGATACCAATGGTAATACAATAAATAGCGATCTGGTGCATATAAATTCTCACAATAACCTAGTCTTATCTAGTGGCAAAAAAATAGCCTTGATAGATGTTGATGATCTAACTATAGTTGATACAAAAGATGCTCTTTTAATATCTAAAAAATCCTCTAGCCAAAAAGTAAAAAATGTGGTAGAAATTTTAAAAGAGGAGAGCTCTGAGCTTTGCAATGCTCATCTTACTACGAACAGACCATGGGGGAACTACACTGTTCTTGAAAATCAAGATGGCTATAAGATAAAAATAATAGAGGTAAAACCTGGTAAAAGGCTATCTTTACAAAAGCATTTTCACAGAAATGAGCACTGGATAGTACTATCAGGTAGTGCCACTGTGACGATCGGCGAGACAACTAGACTTGTTTGTCCTAATGAGTCTATCTATATAAAAATGGGTGAAATTCATAGGCTATCTAATGAAGGTAAGATCCCTGTGGTTTTAATAGAAGCTCAAGTCGGCGAATATACAGGTGAAGATGATATAATTCGCCTAGATGATGATTTTAAAAGGTGA
- the gmd gene encoding GDP-mannose 4,6-dehydratase — MDKKVALITGITGQDGSYLAEFLLKKGYIVHGIKRRTSLFNTDRIDHLYQDPHVDNRNFFLHYGDMTDSMNLTRIIQEVQPDEIYNLAAMSHVHVSFETPEYVANADGTGTLRLLEAIRILGLEKKTKIYQASTSELYGKVQETPQSETTPFYPRSPYAVAKMYAYWITVNYREAYGIFACNGILFNHESPVRGETFVTRKITRAASKIALGLQDKLYLGNLDAKRDWGHAKDYVKMMWMILQAPQPEDWVIATGQTTAVRDFVKFAFAYAGINLRFEGAGVDEVGVVDSLNFEKSKELNLNLSHLNVGQTVVCVDPRYFRPTEVDLLLGDPSKAEKKLGWKREFNLQDLVNDMMKSDLKLMTKDLYLKDGGYEIMSYFE; from the coding sequence ATGGATAAAAAAGTAGCGTTAATAACTGGTATAACTGGCCAAGATGGATCGTATTTGGCGGAATTTTTACTAAAAAAAGGTTATATAGTCCATGGCATAAAAAGGAGAACAAGTCTTTTTAATACAGATAGAATAGATCATCTTTATCAAGATCCACATGTTGATAATAGAAACTTTTTCTTGCACTATGGCGATATGACTGACTCTATGAATTTAACAAGGATCATCCAAGAGGTACAGCCAGATGAAATTTATAACCTAGCTGCCATGAGCCACGTACATGTAAGCTTTGAGACTCCAGAGTATGTCGCAAATGCTGATGGTACAGGCACTCTTAGACTGCTTGAGGCTATAAGGATACTAGGACTTGAGAAAAAGACTAAAATTTATCAAGCATCTACCTCTGAGCTTTACGGAAAAGTGCAAGAGACACCGCAGAGCGAGACTACGCCGTTTTATCCAAGAAGCCCTTATGCGGTCGCAAAGATGTATGCGTACTGGATAACGGTTAATTATAGAGAAGCTTATGGCATTTTTGCTTGTAATGGTATATTGTTTAATCATGAATCACCAGTTAGAGGCGAGACTTTCGTCACTAGAAAGATCACAAGAGCAGCTAGTAAGATAGCGCTTGGACTTCAAGACAAACTTTATCTTGGAAATTTAGACGCCAAAAGAGACTGGGGTCATGCAAAAGACTATGTGAAGATGATGTGGATGATACTTCAAGCCCCACAGCCAGAAGACTGGGTGATAGCAACTGGGCAAACGACAGCGGTTAGAGACTTTGTAAAATTTGCATTTGCTTATGCTGGTATAAATTTGAGATTTGAAGGGGCTGGTGTAGACGAGGTAGGAGTTGTGGACTCACTAAATTTTGAAAAGTCAAAAGAGTTAAATTTAAATTTGTCTCATTTAAACGTTGGTCAAACTGTGGTTTGCGTGGATCCAAGATATTTTAGACCAACAGAGGTTGATTTGCTACTTGGAGATCCTAGTAAGGCAGAGAAAAAACTAGGCTGGAAGAGAGAATTTAACCTTCAAGACCTAGTAAATGATATGATGAAATCAGACTTAAAGCTCATGACAAAAGATCTCTATCTAAAAGATGGCGGATATGAGATAATGAGCTATTTCGAGTAA
- a CDS encoding methylenetetrahydrofolate reductase, whose translation MLKEKILNKEKGLVLYGLTPPKAEFEEAKLREISERWSGRINDIKADGLVLYEVQDESERNDNERTFEFSGTLSPEIYYKKYLNVATPSIFYRVASGYGEDDFRAALKAQSSNLNVLVGATSSTQKVRLNLARAYEIASEFKELAVGGVCIAERHGKKGDEPQRMREKIAAGAKFFISQAIFDAQLAHKFLEDCAAAKISEPIFLTFSTAGNAKTLEFIKWLGVSVPSSVEERLNLSSDYLASSCEIIKEIWCELKKFGDENGLNLSINIESVMAKRAEIEASLELTHKMREVLYSSE comes from the coding sequence AATTTTAAATAAAGAAAAAGGGCTCGTGCTATACGGTCTCACGCCGCCAAAGGCTGAATTTGAAGAGGCAAAGCTGCGTGAGATATCAGAACGCTGGAGCGGGCGGATAAATGATATCAAGGCCGACGGGCTCGTGCTTTACGAGGTGCAAGACGAGAGCGAGCGAAATGATAACGAGAGGACATTTGAGTTTAGTGGGACGCTAAGCCCAGAAATTTACTACAAAAAGTACCTAAACGTCGCTACTCCTAGTATATTTTACCGTGTGGCTAGCGGATACGGCGAGGATGATTTTCGCGCAGCGCTTAAGGCTCAAAGCTCAAATTTAAACGTGCTAGTGGGGGCAACTTCAAGCACGCAAAAAGTGAGGCTAAATTTAGCTCGCGCTTACGAGATCGCTAGCGAATTTAAAGAGTTGGCAGTGGGCGGTGTCTGTATCGCAGAGCGTCACGGCAAAAAGGGCGATGAGCCACAAAGGATGCGTGAAAAGATCGCAGCTGGGGCTAAATTTTTCATATCGCAAGCGATCTTTGACGCACAGCTAGCGCATAAATTTTTAGAGGATTGCGCGGCTGCAAAGATAAGTGAGCCGATATTTCTTACATTTAGCACAGCGGGCAATGCAAAAACGCTTGAATTTATCAAATGGCTCGGAGTGAGCGTGCCAAGCTCGGTCGAAGAGAGGCTAAATTTAAGCTCAGACTACCTAGCTAGTAGCTGCGAGATCATCAAAGAAATTTGGTGCGAGCTAAAGAAATTTGGCGATGAAAATGGGCTAAATTTAAGCATAAATATAGAAAGCGTTATGGCAAAACGCGCCGAGATCGAAGCGAGCCTGGAGCTAACGCATAAGATGAGAGAGGTGCTTTATTCTAGCGAGTGA
- a CDS encoding GDP-L-fucose synthase family protein, translating into MDKNSKIYVAGHKGLVGSAIVRNLKSKGYENIITRTHSELDLMDQKAVCEFFEKEKPEYVVLAAAKVGGIVANSTYRADFIYENLQIQNNVIHQSYVHKVKKLLFLGSTCIYPKDAPQPMSEGVLLTSPLEYTNEPYAIAKIAGMKMCENYNLQYGTNFISVMPTNLYGPNDNFDLETSHVLPALIRKIHLAKLLSEEKFGEVVKDLKARDINEAMAYLDKFGISKDRVEIWGTGEPRREFLHSEDMADACVFLLENRDFKDTYDKNSKEIRNTHINIGTGKDISINELANLVKSIIGFKGELYFNDNKPDGTMLKLTDPSKLHSLGWKHKVGLEDGIKTLYEWYLNG; encoded by the coding sequence ATGGATAAAAATAGCAAAATTTATGTAGCAGGACATAAGGGACTGGTGGGCTCTGCTATAGTGAGAAATTTAAAATCAAAAGGCTATGAAAATATAATCACAAGAACTCATAGTGAGCTTGATCTTATGGATCAAAAAGCGGTTTGTGAGTTTTTTGAAAAAGAAAAACCTGAGTATGTAGTACTAGCTGCTGCAAAGGTCGGCGGAATAGTGGCTAATAGTACGTATAGGGCTGATTTTATATATGAAAATTTACAAATTCAAAATAATGTGATCCATCAAAGCTATGTGCATAAGGTAAAAAAACTATTATTTCTGGGGAGTACTTGCATATATCCTAAAGATGCTCCACAGCCAATGAGCGAGGGGGTGCTTTTGACATCTCCACTTGAATACACAAATGAGCCATATGCAATCGCTAAAATAGCTGGCATGAAGATGTGTGAGAACTATAATTTACAGTATGGTACAAATTTCATATCTGTTATGCCTACAAATTTGTATGGTCCAAATGATAACTTTGATCTAGAAACTTCGCATGTATTGCCAGCGCTTATAAGAAAGATACACCTAGCAAAGCTTTTAAGTGAAGAAAAATTTGGCGAAGTAGTAAAAGATCTAAAAGCAAGAGATATAAATGAAGCTATGGCTTATCTTGATAAATTTGGTATTTCAAAAGATAGAGTAGAAATTTGGGGCACAGGAGAGCCTAGACGAGAGTTTCTACACTCAGAAGATATGGCCGATGCCTGCGTGTTTTTACTGGAAAATAGAGACTTTAAAGATACTTATGATAAAAATAGCAAAGAAATAAGAAATACACATATAAATATAGGCACAGGCAAAGATATCTCGATAAATGAGCTAGCAAATTTGGTTAAAAGTATAATTGGCTTTAAAGGCGAGCTATATTTTAATGATAATAAGCCTGATGGAACAATGCTAAAACTAACGGACCCATCTAAGCTCCACTCTCTTGGCTGGAAACATAAAGTAGGGCTTGAAGATGGGATAAAGACACTTTATGAGTGGTATTTAAATGGCTAA